The following are from one region of the Segatella oris genome:
- a CDS encoding Type 1 glutamine amidotransferase-like domain-containing protein codes for MKKIFLCSSFADVASILSETVSSSLKGKTVAFIPTASIHEEYTQYVEDGKSELRTLGLTIKEVEITQFDKNQITRILNDCDCIYVSGGNTFFLMQELRKTGTDKLIKEQVEMGKLYIGESAGTIILAPNIEYAKKMDDYLTLTPNFNDFAGLGIIDFYPVVHFNCFPFEEATRNIINEYGHLPLKPITNQQAIVITGDAVLILGKTSKTE; via the coding sequence ATGAAGAAAATCTTTTTATGCTCATCTTTTGCTGATGTAGCTTCAATTTTATCAGAAACAGTTTCCTCTTCATTAAAAGGAAAAACCGTAGCATTTATCCCTACAGCGAGTATTCATGAAGAATATACCCAATATGTAGAAGACGGGAAGAGTGAACTCCGCACACTCGGTCTCACCATAAAGGAAGTAGAAATTACCCAATTCGATAAAAATCAAATTACAAGAATATTGAATGATTGTGACTGTATATACGTCTCAGGCGGAAACACATTCTTCCTTATGCAAGAATTAAGAAAAACAGGAACAGATAAGTTGATTAAAGAACAAGTGGAAATGGGCAAACTTTACATTGGAGAATCCGCTGGTACAATAATTCTCGCACCTAACATAGAATATGCAAAGAAAATGGATGATTATCTTACACTAACACCCAACTTCAATGATTTCGCAGGACTTGGCATCATAGATTTCTATCCAGTTGTGCATTTCAACTGTTTTCCTTTTGAGGAAGCAACACGAAACATCATCAACGAATATGGCCACTTACCATTAAAACCGATTACAAATCAACAGGCCATTGTCATCACTGGAGATGCTGTTTTAATATTGGGCAAGACAAGTAAAACTGAATAA
- a CDS encoding transglycosylase SLT domain-containing protein encodes MNRESKIVLLIFSVLMFIPMYCCGAEQKENANEIDWNPVMEAIIQVESKGNSRAKSGSSVGAMQITPVLVAECNQILKKRKSTKRFKLSDRFSIAKSKEMFLLIQSHHNPLNDIETAIRSWNGGIHFSVKRTQRYFEKVMNILK; translated from the coding sequence ATGAATAGAGAAAGCAAGATTGTATTGTTAATATTTAGTGTATTGATGTTTATTCCCATGTACTGCTGTGGAGCGGAACAAAAGGAAAATGCGAATGAAATTGATTGGAATCCAGTGATGGAGGCAATCATACAAGTTGAAAGTAAAGGAAATAGTCGGGCTAAGAGCGGCTCTTCTGTAGGTGCAATGCAGATTACTCCGGTTTTGGTAGCAGAATGTAATCAGATTCTTAAGAAAAGAAAAAGTACGAAGAGATTTAAGTTGTCTGATCGTTTTAGCATTGCCAAGTCGAAGGAAATGTTTTTGCTTATCCAATCACATCACAACCCTCTTAATGATATTGAAACGGCAATTCGCTCGTGGAATGGTGGTATTCATTTCAGTGTGAAGAGAACGCAACGATATTTCGAAAAGGTTATGAACATCTTGAAATAA
- a CDS encoding DUF3408 domain-containing protein, translating into MVFSLLAEDESTSQEATAVPERERPTNKQDTENTMHSEPARNAENVTVQKRISAKMRKKTLEAYKQAYLVPAKLNNRKAVYLSRETQERADFIVRRLGDRGSNLSSFVENIVRQHLEEYGEDIEKWRRL; encoded by the coding sequence ATGGTTTTCTCCCTATTAGCAGAGGACGAATCTACTTCACAAGAAGCGACTGCGGTTCCTGAAAGAGAAAGACCAACAAACAAGCAGGACACAGAGAATACCATGCACTCCGAGCCTGCACGGAATGCTGAGAACGTAACCGTCCAGAAACGCATCAGTGCCAAGATGAGAAAGAAAACTCTCGAAGCCTACAAGCAAGCCTATCTTGTGCCGGCCAAGTTAAACAACCGTAAGGCAGTCTATCTGAGTAGGGAGACACAGGAGCGTGCCGACTTTATTGTGCGTAGATTAGGCGACAGGGGCAGCAACCTTTCAAGCTTCGTTGAGAACATCGTTCGTCAGCATCTGGAGGAATATGGTGAAGACATAGAGAAATGGAGAAGACTGTAA
- a CDS encoding plasmid mobilization protein — protein MNRYNRKTAQWQQQNKEEQKMNKTEFIKVRCTSEEKQRIKSRAESVGRKFSDYCREILLNGEVTAVPKMTENEREAICVLQHTGRFYGQVSNLIKVKDEDWLHITKNLSLCAKEAFKRFYDPHFRVNDEIYKVLNMKRDDR, from the coding sequence ATGAACAGATATAATAGAAAGACTGCCCAATGGCAGCAACAGAATAAAGAAGAGCAGAAGATGAACAAGACAGAGTTCATCAAGGTAAGATGCACCTCAGAAGAAAAGCAGCGTATCAAATCAAGGGCGGAAAGTGTGGGGCGTAAGTTCTCCGACTACTGCCGTGAGATATTACTTAATGGAGAAGTAACAGCCGTTCCTAAGATGACCGAAAATGAGAGGGAAGCCATTTGTGTACTTCAGCATACAGGAAGATTCTATGGGCAGGTTTCCAACCTCATCAAGGTCAAGGACGAGGATTGGCTACATATCACAAAGAACCTTTCCCTATGTGCCAAAGAGGCATTTAAGCGGTTTTACGACCCCCATTTTCGTGTGAACGATGAGATATATAAGGTCTTAAATATGAAGAGAGATGATAGGTAA
- a CDS encoding two-component regulator propeller domain-containing protein, with product MATFRGLNKFDGNKFYQYFCTDDSTGLPDNNVTGVFCDRNKRIWVSTVNGVCRYTDKNTFERIAMDDKNLNVVQLLITPNNRIIIYTIGSLLEYDARKNRFVKRLGNLDPQHNFMGRVIIDRHNSVWIQNLNCLRRYEGKRLSLADSIAMPKGFYPTYAYMEDDGRIWLCGDNRVLVYNPAARAFENAPDAIAGSPVFSHDQIYCIHPYNKGGLLISTSKNGIFYYDKASETLLSPQKPGFPFDEPYFKVTQMYTDSKNNLWMGSSDQGYSVVYQYNKIFNTNNFLVKVVGHQSVLAVAEDKADNLFISTKMRGLLVYNRRDNTLKSLSLEGLKVSDYKNEIGSLLVDSRGYLWMANGSEVVKARYNGETLVPEKRYPVFYTMSLTESKEGIVWATSASNRVFAFMPDGEMKPNTLYPATFVFVPVALPLRSGGLLTAAFLQDLVEINPQTFEATKWNVDNNDWKKSLPRSVFIPTDLYEDPHGNIFVGTVTNGLVCIAPDHVRVHRVEGLSCKDISAIEPDQNGNIWVSTMNGLNKIDGLNGAITSYYSTDGIGGNQFNDRASCCLKSGEMVFGGTHGLTIFNPGNHYTRQNIPLVFEMLKVHNEVVSPDRSDCIDRNLEDLPTVYLNYKQNSFSISFAALAYGDYERACYSYRMEGFDEDWIDAGNSHEAFYSNLPAGRYTLKVRAKSKGNNEFTAKNELEIVVSPAPWNTWWAWTLYAFMFVIVLLLLRRLRLRSIKEKAEMHRAMEEKQQEQRINRMNMSFFANISHEFRTPLTMISGPVSMLCDDQTISEFNRRLLMIVRRSVSRMLRLVNQLMDFNKLENDTLRLKVRRMDIIAELFTICDIFKVNAEEKGITFKSVGLEDSFLMFLDRDKLEKIMNNLLSNAMKFTPKGGTIVVSLDVTAGMATIMVQDSGKGIPDSELEDIFQRYYQLDNQTKGKLNWGTGIGLYYARKLAELHHGTLVAGNKEGEPGAVFTLSLPVDDCCYTEGERALPEENQEEMFPIAPLRNTTAAEIHDTEGRPTILVVDDDTEVVNYLQTLLMPYYNVIYRFDAESAYKAIGEDEPNLILSDVVMPGKTGYELCRDIKDNLQLCHIPVILVTAKATVESQVEGLNTGADAYITKPFDPKLLLAMIHSQLANREKVRQLLVSSTQTDAIDEKVLSPQDKHFMDELYKIMEAELADSELDVRHLTERLHVSRTKLYYKMKGLTGTNPSIFFKTYKLNRAAELIREGRYTMGEIAYLTGFNTPSHFSTSFKKQFGVSPSEYK from the coding sequence ATGGCAACATTCAGGGGACTTAACAAGTTTGATGGCAACAAATTCTATCAGTATTTCTGCACAGATGACTCGACCGGTTTGCCGGATAACAACGTTACGGGGGTGTTTTGCGACAGAAACAAGCGGATATGGGTTTCTACTGTGAACGGTGTTTGCCGGTATACTGACAAAAATACCTTTGAACGTATAGCCATGGACGACAAGAACCTCAACGTTGTTCAATTGCTCATCACGCCGAACAACCGCATAATAATATACACAATAGGTTCCTTATTGGAGTATGATGCCCGCAAAAACCGCTTTGTCAAGCGACTTGGGAACCTCGATCCGCAACATAATTTCATGGGGCGTGTCATCATAGACAGGCACAATAGCGTGTGGATTCAGAACTTAAACTGTCTTCGTCGCTATGAGGGAAAGCGATTATCGTTGGCAGATTCCATCGCTATGCCAAAGGGTTTCTATCCTACATACGCTTACATGGAGGACGACGGGCGCATCTGGTTGTGTGGTGACAACCGTGTTCTTGTTTACAATCCGGCCGCGCGTGCTTTTGAAAATGCGCCAGATGCGATTGCCGGGAGCCCTGTTTTCAGCCATGATCAGATATATTGTATCCACCCATATAATAAAGGTGGACTGCTTATCAGCACTTCTAAAAATGGCATTTTCTATTATGATAAGGCATCAGAGACGCTACTTTCTCCCCAAAAACCGGGCTTCCCGTTCGACGAACCCTATTTCAAAGTTACACAAATGTACACAGATTCCAAGAATAACTTGTGGATGGGATCTTCCGATCAAGGTTATAGTGTCGTCTATCAGTACAATAAAATTTTCAATACCAACAACTTTTTGGTCAAAGTAGTGGGCCACCAATCGGTGTTAGCCGTGGCAGAAGACAAGGCAGACAACCTGTTTATATCAACCAAGATGCGTGGCCTGCTGGTGTATAACAGGCGTGACAACACGCTGAAATCGCTTTCTTTGGAAGGTCTTAAAGTGAGCGATTACAAGAATGAAATAGGGAGTTTGCTTGTTGATAGCCGTGGATACTTGTGGATGGCCAACGGTTCAGAAGTCGTCAAAGCACGCTATAATGGTGAAACATTGGTGCCGGAGAAACGCTATCCGGTCTTCTACACCATGTCATTGACGGAGAGTAAGGAGGGAATCGTGTGGGCAACGTCAGCCTCAAATAGGGTTTTTGCATTCATGCCTGACGGAGAAATGAAGCCAAACACGCTCTATCCGGCAACCTTTGTCTTCGTTCCTGTGGCGTTGCCGCTGCGTTCCGGCGGACTACTCACAGCTGCTTTCTTACAGGATCTGGTTGAGATAAATCCTCAAACGTTTGAGGCAACGAAGTGGAATGTAGACAATAATGATTGGAAAAAGAGCCTTCCGCGATCGGTTTTCATTCCTACAGACCTCTATGAAGACCCGCATGGGAACATTTTTGTGGGCACTGTGACAAACGGTTTGGTGTGTATTGCCCCCGATCATGTGCGGGTTCATCGCGTTGAAGGGCTTTCATGTAAAGACATTTCAGCGATAGAACCCGATCAAAATGGCAATATTTGGGTGAGCACAATGAACGGTCTTAATAAGATAGATGGGCTTAATGGCGCGATAACTTCTTATTATTCGACCGATGGGATCGGCGGAAATCAGTTCAATGACCGCGCTTCTTGCTGTTTGAAAAGCGGCGAAATGGTGTTTGGAGGAACCCATGGATTGACCATATTCAACCCGGGTAACCATTATACGAGGCAGAATATTCCGCTGGTTTTCGAGATGTTGAAAGTACATAATGAGGTTGTTTCGCCTGATAGGAGCGATTGTATCGATCGCAATCTGGAAGACCTTCCGACGGTTTATCTTAATTATAAGCAGAATAGTTTCAGCATTTCGTTTGCCGCTTTGGCCTATGGTGATTACGAACGGGCCTGCTATTCGTATCGAATGGAGGGCTTTGACGAAGATTGGATAGATGCAGGTAATAGCCATGAAGCGTTTTATTCGAATCTCCCGGCAGGCCGTTATACGCTCAAGGTGAGGGCGAAAAGCAAGGGAAACAATGAGTTCACGGCCAAGAACGAACTTGAGATCGTTGTCAGTCCTGCGCCTTGGAACACGTGGTGGGCGTGGACTTTGTATGCCTTTATGTTTGTGATTGTCCTGCTCTTGCTGCGCCGTTTGCGCCTACGATCGATTAAAGAGAAGGCCGAAATGCATCGGGCAATGGAGGAAAAACAGCAGGAACAGCGTATAAACCGTATGAACATGAGTTTCTTTGCGAATATTTCACATGAGTTCCGAACGCCGCTTACGATGATTTCGGGGCCTGTTTCCATGCTTTGCGACGACCAAACTATCTCTGAATTCAACAGGCGTTTGTTGATGATAGTCAGGCGTAGTGTGTCTCGTATGCTGCGTCTTGTGAACCAATTGATGGACTTCAACAAGCTCGAAAACGATACATTACGCTTGAAAGTGCGCCGCATGGACATCATCGCTGAGCTGTTTACGATCTGCGATATATTCAAAGTAAATGCTGAAGAAAAGGGAATAACATTCAAATCGGTCGGTTTAGAGGACTCATTTCTGATGTTTCTTGACCGAGATAAGTTAGAAAAGATTATGAACAATCTGCTTTCAAATGCCATGAAGTTCACTCCTAAAGGCGGAACCATCGTTGTTAGTCTCGATGTTACTGCCGGAATGGCGACCATTATGGTGCAGGATAGCGGAAAAGGAATCCCTGATAGTGAGCTTGAAGACATTTTTCAACGGTATTACCAGCTTGACAATCAGACGAAAGGAAAGCTGAATTGGGGCACAGGTATCGGCCTTTATTATGCCCGAAAGCTGGCCGAACTGCATCATGGAACATTGGTTGCCGGCAATAAAGAGGGCGAACCGGGAGCCGTGTTCACCCTTTCTCTTCCTGTTGATGACTGCTGTTATACCGAAGGCGAGCGTGCTTTGCCCGAAGAAAATCAGGAAGAAATGTTCCCCATCGCCCCTCTTCGCAATACAACCGCAGCCGAAATACACGATACAGAGGGCCGTCCTACGATCTTGGTTGTCGATGATGACACCGAAGTTGTGAATTATCTTCAGACGTTGTTGATGCCTTATTACAATGTGATTTATCGCTTTGATGCCGAGAGTGCTTATAAAGCTATCGGCGAAGATGAGCCAAACTTGATCTTAAGCGATGTCGTCATGCCCGGCAAGACAGGCTATGAACTGTGCCGGGACATCAAGGATAATCTGCAATTATGCCACATTCCAGTGATTCTTGTCACCGCAAAAGCAACGGTAGAGAGCCAAGTTGAAGGACTCAACACGGGTGCTGATGCTTACATCACAAAGCCTTTTGACCCCAAATTGCTGCTGGCTATGATTCATTCACAGCTGGCCAACAGAGAGAAAGTCAGGCAGTTGCTTGTTAGTTCCACGCAGACCGATGCCATTGATGAAAAGGTGTTGTCGCCCCAAGACAAGCATTTCATGGACGAGCTCTATAAGATTATGGAAGCAGAATTGGCCGATTCGGAACTTGATGTGAGGCACTTGACGGAACGATTACACGTGTCGCGCACCAAATTATATTATAAGATGAAAGGGTTGACGGGCACAAATCCAAGCATATTCTTCAAGACTTACAAGTTGAATCGGGCTGCAGAACTCATTCGAGAAGGCCGATATACGATGGGAGAGATAGCTTATTTGACGGGGTTTAATACGCCGAGTCATTTTTCAACAAGCTTCAAAAAGCAGTTCGGAGTGTCGCCGAGCGAGTATAAATAA
- a CDS encoding relaxase/mobilization nuclease domain-containing protein, which produces MIGKCKAIAHGSTALDYIFREGKLGSRLAFHNLCSRGPKAIYEEMKMVSDYNTLCRNKFLRIEIGIAPKDEKRLPISELMGIAHLFAKRMGLDNHQWVAVTHKDTDNRHIHIIANRISLYGEVYDTTFASNRAAKVAEEISREKNLTIAKDVKAERKYQKEKSNPTREQTKKEVQQICYSQLDKYKGTGITGHSMFLYELKIQGVSIERMKNKQGKVYGLKFSYGEHTFKASEIGREFGYRSLQKNFEVTNKEESRKPHQTVQEPTERKEQPDTGYQLVPPSRSSISRDNDTPRAQNSIGAVADTIVSAADDVVEGLGDLITPTVQGDDYAETAWQRKLRNQANRKKKKRGRGL; this is translated from the coding sequence ATGATAGGTAAATGCAAGGCAATAGCGCATGGTAGCACGGCTTTGGACTATATATTTAGGGAAGGCAAACTCGGTAGTCGGCTTGCTTTCCATAATCTTTGCAGCAGGGGACCGAAGGCTATCTACGAAGAAATGAAGATGGTCAGCGATTACAACACACTGTGCAGAAATAAGTTCCTCCGCATTGAAATCGGTATCGCACCGAAGGACGAGAAAAGACTACCTATATCCGAGCTTATGGGAATAGCCCATCTGTTTGCCAAGCGAATGGGACTTGACAACCACCAATGGGTAGCGGTAACGCACAAGGACACCGATAATAGACACATTCACATCATTGCCAACCGTATCAGCCTTTACGGAGAGGTCTATGATACCACTTTTGCAAGCAATAGGGCAGCAAAAGTGGCGGAGGAAATAAGCAGAGAGAAAAACTTGACTATCGCAAAGGATGTCAAGGCGGAAAGGAAATACCAAAAGGAAAAATCTAACCCAACGAGAGAGCAAACCAAGAAAGAGGTGCAACAAATCTGTTATTCACAGCTTGACAAGTACAAAGGAACAGGTATCACAGGACATTCTATGTTCCTCTACGAATTGAAAATTCAAGGGGTATCCATAGAACGCATGAAAAATAAACAGGGCAAGGTTTATGGCTTAAAGTTCTCATACGGGGAACATACGTTCAAGGCTTCCGAGATAGGCAGGGAGTTCGGCTACCGTTCCCTGCAGAAGAACTTTGAAGTAACCAACAAGGAAGAATCAAGGAAACCACATCAAACAGTACAAGAGCCGACAGAAAGGAAAGAACAACCTGATACTGGTTATCAACTCGTACCTCCAAGCCGTTCCTCAATTTCACGAGACAATGACACTCCACGAGCACAGAACTCCATTGGTGCAGTGGCAGACACCATCGTTAGTGCAGCCGATGATGTGGTGGAAGGGTTGGGCGATTTGATTACACCAACTGTACAGGGCGATGACTATGCCGAAACTGCATGGCAGCGCAAACTCAGAAACCAAGCCAACAGAAAGAAGAAGAAGCGAGGAAGAGGATTATAA
- a CDS encoding LemA family protein, which produces MTGIIILVVVVLLVIWGVSIYNNLVKLRNNRENAFANIDVQLKQRHDLVPQLVATVKGYADHEKEVFMRVTEARSAAMSASSIDDKISAENALTSALSGLKVSLEAYPELKANQNFLQLQNELSDIENKLAAVRRFFNSTTRELNNAVQTFPSNLFAGMFGFKKEAMFEIPTEQRTEFNKAPEVKF; this is translated from the coding sequence ATGACTGGAATTATTATCTTGGTAGTCGTTGTGCTACTTGTTATTTGGGGCGTATCTATCTATAACAATCTTGTGAAGTTAAGAAACAATCGTGAAAATGCGTTTGCAAATATTGATGTTCAATTGAAACAGCGCCATGATCTGGTTCCTCAATTGGTTGCAACTGTTAAGGGGTATGCCGATCATGAGAAGGAAGTGTTCATGCGTGTGACGGAAGCTCGTTCAGCTGCGATGAGTGCATCAAGCATTGACGATAAGATTAGTGCCGAGAATGCCTTGACAAGTGCTTTGTCTGGACTTAAAGTTTCTCTGGAGGCTTATCCCGAGTTGAAAGCCAATCAGAATTTCCTTCAGTTGCAGAATGAACTTTCTGACATCGAAAACAAACTGGCTGCCGTACGTCGTTTCTTTAATTCTACGACGCGCGAGTTGAATAATGCCGTTCAAACATTCCCTTCCAATCTCTTTGCCGGCATGTTTGGCTTCAAGAAAGAGGCCATGTTTGAAATTCCAACCGAGCAGCGTACAGAGTTTAATAAAGCACCCGAAGTGAAGTTCTGA
- a CDS encoding SusC/RagA family TonB-linked outer membrane protein, translating to MKKTVSIRSFTLFLLMIMCQTSWGQELINVSGSVVDNLKEPMIGVSVVEKGTSNGVVTDLNGAFKLKAHRGATLVISYIGFATQEAKAAQNMEIILQEDSKILEDVVVVGYGIQKKSSVTGAISQVKSEDLEHRTITDAKQALQGKTAGVQIVSASAAPGASPTVRIRGFSSNVSSEPLYVVDGVRLSNISGIDPNDIASMEILKDAASAAIYGAEAGNGVVLITTKKGTAGEGRISYSFQYAGQSLARVPEMLNATEYIQYMTEGSTFTRDYLIANWDGKTDTKWTDVAFENSKMRKHNLAFTGGSDRGNYYLSLTYLNNDGIVTGNSDTYQRLTATINSEYMIKKWLKVGTTNQIEKYNVRQVSSNNEYGSLLTSVMMLDPLTPETYVGTPLPFHVQHALDTKKHLLTDANGNYYGISNFYAGEQYNPLIMRDNNLSRNSGFAINGSFYADFTPIKGLTFTSRFGYRLGGTRSSTTNLPFYGNGVQSRDYVGLSSQSSTSIYYQWENFANYMKQFGKHNVNAMLGMSYQESTYDYVQGELAPNGEHALLKNDPLFYYLHYGSASATKSVDGEKTRTAKLSYFGRLGYNYAGRYYAQFSLRADAADLALLPKNTRWGYFPAASLGWTLSEENFFAPLRKTVNSLKLRASWGQNGSLSALSGYAYSTDMVQSGFYPFTSGINYVRGVSPSTLGNEDLKWETSEQTNIGLDTYLFNSRLSLSVDYFNKKTKDLLIWNTTPSLEIGGKTSPINAGNVSNKGVEFEVGWRDHIKDFTYGIRANLATISNKVTYIDPSITRLAGSTFHTYTVTYFEQGYPVYYFRGYKFAGIDPNTGNPTFEDLDNSGDIGDGDLTYIGDAIPDFTYGLTLTAAYKGFDLTVFGSGSQGNDIFNCINRPDYAAANKQKALFYTDRWTSQNTHATQPRAGASDMDKYACSSAMVFNGSYFKIKQIQLGYTLPKKLTAKVAVSNARIYLSLDDFFTFTKYKGFDPEASSNATSGMGIDKGAYPMSKKVVLGFNIDF from the coding sequence ATGAAGAAAACAGTATCGATCAGGTCATTTACCCTGTTTCTTTTAATGATTATGTGCCAGACATCATGGGGGCAAGAGCTCATAAATGTCTCAGGTAGTGTCGTTGACAACCTGAAAGAGCCGATGATTGGCGTGAGTGTTGTTGAAAAAGGAACATCAAATGGGGTCGTTACAGACCTCAACGGAGCATTTAAACTCAAAGCCCATAGGGGCGCAACGCTCGTTATCTCCTACATTGGTTTTGCCACACAAGAAGCTAAAGCAGCGCAAAACATGGAGATTATACTGCAAGAAGACTCTAAAATCCTTGAGGATGTCGTCGTCGTTGGCTACGGTATTCAGAAGAAAAGTTCGGTCACCGGCGCTATTTCTCAAGTGAAATCGGAAGACTTGGAGCACCGAACAATCACCGATGCCAAGCAAGCCTTACAGGGAAAGACGGCCGGTGTGCAGATCGTTTCGGCCTCGGCTGCGCCGGGAGCAAGTCCCACTGTGCGCATTCGCGGCTTCTCTTCGAATGTCAGTTCGGAGCCACTTTATGTAGTAGACGGTGTCCGTTTGAGCAATATCAGCGGCATCGACCCTAACGATATCGCCTCCATGGAAATCCTAAAAGATGCGGCTAGCGCCGCTATCTATGGTGCAGAAGCCGGAAACGGCGTCGTATTGATTACTACAAAGAAAGGAACTGCCGGCGAAGGGCGCATCAGTTACAGCTTTCAATACGCTGGTCAATCGCTTGCTCGGGTGCCCGAGATGCTCAATGCAACCGAGTATATCCAATATATGACCGAAGGAAGCACCTTTACCCGGGACTATCTGATCGCTAATTGGGACGGAAAAACCGACACGAAATGGACAGATGTGGCTTTTGAGAATAGCAAAATGCGGAAGCACAACCTCGCCTTTACCGGCGGAAGTGACCGTGGTAACTATTATCTTTCACTCACTTATCTGAACAACGACGGCATCGTAACCGGCAATTCCGATACTTATCAACGCCTTACCGCGACCATTAATTCGGAATACATGATTAAGAAATGGCTCAAAGTTGGCACTACCAATCAGATTGAGAAATACAATGTGCGACAAGTTTCAAGCAACAATGAATATGGGTCCCTGCTCACTTCGGTGATGATGCTCGACCCATTGACTCCCGAAACCTACGTTGGAACACCGCTCCCTTTCCATGTTCAGCATGCTTTAGACACCAAAAAGCATCTTCTTACAGATGCCAATGGAAACTATTATGGCATATCCAATTTCTATGCGGGCGAACAATACAACCCCTTAATCATGCGCGATAACAACCTTTCAAGGAACAGTGGCTTCGCTATCAACGGCTCTTTCTATGCCGATTTCACCCCGATTAAAGGCTTAACTTTCACGTCTCGTTTCGGTTATCGGCTTGGTGGAACACGCAGTAGCACCACAAATCTACCCTTTTATGGCAACGGTGTGCAAAGTAGAGACTACGTTGGGCTGAGCAGTCAAAGTTCAACTTCAATCTATTATCAGTGGGAAAACTTTGCAAACTACATGAAACAATTTGGCAAACACAATGTGAATGCCATGCTTGGTATGTCATATCAGGAATCTACCTATGACTATGTTCAAGGCGAACTTGCCCCTAATGGCGAACATGCCTTGCTCAAAAACGACCCTCTTTTCTACTATCTTCATTACGGATCTGCCTCGGCTACCAAGAGTGTCGACGGCGAAAAGACACGCACAGCAAAGCTTTCTTACTTCGGACGTCTAGGATATAATTATGCTGGAAGGTATTATGCGCAATTCTCTTTGCGCGCCGATGCGGCCGACCTTGCCCTGCTTCCTAAGAATACCCGGTGGGGTTACTTCCCCGCAGCCTCCTTGGGTTGGACACTATCCGAGGAGAATTTCTTCGCTCCCTTGCGGAAAACGGTCAACAGTTTGAAGCTCCGTGCAAGCTGGGGACAGAACGGTAGTCTCTCCGCCTTAAGCGGATATGCCTACAGTACGGACATGGTTCAGTCGGGATTCTATCCATTTACCTCTGGAATCAACTATGTTCGAGGGGTCAGTCCGTCCACACTGGGCAACGAAGACCTTAAGTGGGAGACCTCTGAACAGACTAATATCGGCCTCGATACCTACCTTTTCAACAGTCGATTGAGCCTCAGTGTCGACTATTTCAACAAGAAAACAAAAGACCTTCTCATTTGGAATACCACCCCATCTCTTGAGATTGGCGGCAAAACCTCGCCCATAAATGCAGGCAATGTGAGCAATAAAGGCGTTGAATTTGAAGTGGGTTGGCGCGACCATATCAAGGACTTCACTTACGGAATACGTGCAAACTTGGCCACTATCAGCAATAAAGTCACCTATATTGACCCCTCCATCACTCGCTTGGCAGGCTCAACTTTCCATACTTATACCGTGACTTACTTTGAACAAGGCTATCCCGTGTATTACTTCCGAGGCTATAAATTCGCGGGAATCGACCCAAACACGGGCAATCCCACGTTTGAAGACCTCGACAACAGCGGCGATATCGGTGATGGAGACCTCACTTATATCGGTGATGCCATACCCGATTTCACCTATGGCCTGACGCTTACAGCGGCCTATAAAGGCTTCGATCTCACCGTATTCGGCAGCGGTTCGCAGGGCAACGACATCTTCAATTGCATCAATCGACCCGACTATGCCGCTGCAAACAAGCAGAAAGCGCTCTTCTATACCGACCGTTGGACATCTCAAAATACCCATGCTACCCAGCCACGGGCTGGCGCTTCGGACATGGATAAGTATGCTTGCTCGAGCGCTATGGTCTTCAATGGCTCCTATTTCAAGATAAAACAGATACAATTGGGCTACACCCTGCCAAAGAAACTGACCGCCAAAGTCGCCGTAAGCAACGCCCGTATCTACCTTTCTCTCGATGACTTCTTCACCTTTACCAAGTATAAAGGCTTCGACCCAGAGGCATCTTCCAATGCAACCTCGGGCATGGGCATAGACAAGGGAGCCTATCCCATGTCGAAGAAGGTTGTCTTAGGCTTCAATATTGACTTTTAA